CCGGAATCGGCGGTATGCATGCCTTTCACAATGAGCATACAAAGCTTCTCGAGAAGGGCCCGAGAAGAGTAAGCCCTTTCTTTATACCAATGCTTATTCCTGACATTCTTCCGGGTCGTTTTTCAATACGGTATGGACTTACCGGGCCGAATTATTCTACTGTCTCAGCTTGTGCAACAAGCTCTCACAGCATAGGTGTAGCACTTATGCACATAGAGCGTGGTGATGCTGACATTATGATTGCAGGCGGTGCGGAAGGTGTTATGACTGAGATGTCTTTTGCCGGTTTTGGTAATATGAAAGCAATATCAACAAGAAATGACGATCCTGAACATGCGAGCAGGCCATTTGATAATGAACGTGACGGATTTATTATTGGCGAGGGTTCAGGTGTTGTGGTTTTGGAAGAACTGGAACATGCATTAAAACGCGGTGCAAAAATTTATGCTGAACTTGCAGGTATTGGTTTTACGGGTGATGCATATCATATAACAGCGCCTCATCCTGACGGAATTGGTGCTGCAAGGGCTATGAAATTAGCAGTTTCCGATGCTGAATTAAATGTTGAAGATATTGATTATATAAATGCTCATGGTACATCCACTCAATTTAACGATAAAATGGAAACGAAAGCTATAAAAGCGGTTTTTGGTGAGCGCTCTTATAAGTTGGCTGTAAGTTCAAATAAATCAATGATAGGCCATCTTCTTGGCGCAGCAGGAAGTGTGGAATTTATTTCGACGGTTTTAAGTGTTAAGAACAATGCAGTGCCGCCGACTATTAACTACAATGTTCCTGACCCTGATTGTGATCTTGATTAC
The bacterium DNA segment above includes these coding regions:
- the fabF gene encoding beta-ketoacyl-ACP synthase II — its product is MRNRRVVVTGLGVISPIGNNVETFWNGLLNGKNGVSRITKFDAANFETKIAAEVKDFDVTNYIDMKEARRMDPFTHYGIVAGDMAIEDSGINLDKENKDRIGVILSSGIGGMHAFHNEHTKLLEKGPRRVSPFFIPMLIPDILPGRFSIRYGLTGPNYSTVSACATSSHSIGVALMHIERGDADIMIAGGAEGVMTEMSFAGFGNMKAISTRNDDPEHASRPFDNERDGFIIGEGSGVVVLEELEHALKRGAKIYAELAGIGFTGDAYHITAPHPDGIGAARAMKLAVSDAELNVEDIDYINAHGTSTQFNDKMETKAIKAVFGERSYKLAVSSNKSMIGHLLGAAGSVEFISTVLSVKNNAVPPTINYNVPDPDCDLDYVPNKMRKQEIKAALSNSFGFGGHNVSLCVKKYQ